One Mercurialis annua linkage group LG3, ddMerAnnu1.2, whole genome shotgun sequence DNA window includes the following coding sequences:
- the LOC126671901 gene encoding GDSL esterase/lipase At1g20120-like, translated as MHFIIFLLVTSIQTWNIVGDGNSDCIYDNSYGLPDKYTASGILAFGDSMLDTGNNLYIPLTPLKSNFWPYGVDFTVTYPSGRFSNGKILPDFLATYLGVCPQTGIILPHLSPNIKSLNILDGLSFASAGTGYDILTTTLKSSISLEDQIKKLEDFNVTMTKAYGATTRESFYIKAIAFVSAGTEDIINYFPTSSRSVQYNINAYTDLLAQTSFNFVKNLFDKGVRRIGVFGVQSTL; from the exons atgcattttataatttttttacttgtgACGAGCATTCAAACATGGAATATAGTTGGTGATGGTAATTCGGACTGCATTTATGATAATTCCTATGGTTTACCTGATAAGTATACAGCTTCAGGAATTCTTGCATTTGGTGATTCCATGCTTGATACAGGCAACAATCTCTATATACCATTAACTCCTTTAAAGTCCAATTTTTGGCCATACGGTGTCGATTTTACCGTGACATATCCGTCCGGCAGGTTTTCTAATGGAAAAATACTGCCCGATTTTTTAG CAACATATTTAGGAGTATGTCCCCAAACCGGTATTATTTTACCTCATTTAAGTCCAAATATAAAATCTCTAAATATTCTAGATGGATTATCTTTTGCTTCGGCGGGCACAGGATACGACATTTTAACAACCACTTTAAAG TCATCTATATCATTAGaagatcaaataaaaaaattggaagatTTTAATGTGACGATGACCAAAGCATATGGTGCAACGACAAGAGAGAGTTTCTATATCAAAGCCATAGCTTTTGTGTCAGCAGGCACTGAAGATATTATCAACTATTTTCCTACAAGTTCCAGGAGTGTCCAATATAATATTAATGCCTATACTGATCTTTTAGCACAAACTTCCTTTAATTTTGTCAAA
- the LOC126671900 gene encoding GDSL esterase/lipase At3g14820-like: MHFIIFLLVTSIQTWNIAGNYYSDCTYENTYNLPDEYTASGILAFGDSMLDTGNNLYIPLTPLKSNFWPYGIDFTVTYPSGRFSNGKMLPDLLARYLGACALSDIILPYLSPNIQPLNLLDGLSFASAGAGYDILTSTLKSSISLEDQIKNLKDFNVKLSKTYGNLSKESFYIKAMAFVSAGTEDIINYFPSSSRSVQYDINAYTDLLAQTSFNFVKNLIDQGVRRIGVFGVPPIGCFPLYRSPGLCDETLNKAALLLNSKLSHKLADLGAESQLNSTQIVFMNIYEDYMRLIQNGTKYGFDIVTKACCGIGNSDTKYLCNKINPSLGDMKGLSYLFYDGHHLTEKGYSILALFNFAKYMDKFTKPY, from the exons atgcattttataatttttttacttgtcACGAGCATTCAAACATGGAATATAGCTGGTAATTATTACTCTGACTGCACTTATGAGAATACCTATAATTTACCTGATGAGTATACAGCTTCAGGAATTCTTGCATTTGGTGATTCCATGCTTGATACAGGCAACAATCTCTATATACCATTAACtcctttaaaatccaatttttggCCATACGGTATCGATTTTACGGTAACATATCCGTCCGGCAGGTTTTCTAACGGAAAAATGCTACCCGATCTTCTAG CAAGGTATTTAGGAGCATGTGCCCTATCCGATATTATTTTACCTTATTTAAGTCCAAATATACAACCTCTAAATCTTCTTGATGGATTATCTTTTGCTTCGGCGGGCGCAGGATATGATATTTTAACAAGCACTTTGAAG TCATCTATATCATTAGaagatcaaataaaaaatttgaaagatttTAATGTGAAGTTGTCCAAAACATATGGTAATTTATCAAAAGAGAGCTTCTATATCAAAGCCATGGCTTTTGTGTCAGCAGGCACTGAAGATATTATCAACTATTTTCCTTCAAGTTCCAGGAGTGTCCAATATGATATTAATGCCTATACTGATCTCTTAGCACAAACTTCCTTTAATTTTGTCAAA AATTTAATTGATCAAGGAGTAAGAAGGATCGGAGTTTTTGGAGTACCACCAATTGGATGTTTTCCATTATATAGAAGTCCAGGATTATGTGATGAAACTCTGAATAAGGCAGCACTTTTATTAAATTCTAAATTGTCTCACAAATTGGCTGATCTTGGTGCCGAAAGCCAACTTAATAGCACCCAAATTGTCTTTATGAATATTTACGAGGACTATATGAGACTTATCCAAAATGGAACAAAATATG gTTTCGACATTGTAACTAAAGCATGTTGTGGAATAGGAAATTCAGATACTAAATatttatgtaataaaataaatccgAGCCTAGGTGACATGAAAGGACTTagctatttattttatgatgGCCATCATCTTACAGAAAAAGGATACAGTATACTTGCTTTATTTAATTTCGCTAAATATATGGACAAATTTACAAAACCTTATTGA
- the LOC126671033 gene encoding probable pectinesterase 29, which yields MNFLGFNLRLTCMLFLLVCTSNSRMIHDVDQKGVIAKIIIIVDQSGKGNFTSVQKAIDSIPPNNNLWTHIYIKTAIYNEKVVIPKDKPFIILQGESARRTIIQWQEAGSSTESSTFILHADNFIAKDLLIRNTYNLVLPRSSNGNRILWAPAATLYSDKASFYRCGFVGVQDTLTDLQGRHYFNNCYIEGAIDFIWGAGQSVYGKCVINATTGILQGPAGHITAQGRRNENDSSGYIFLGATIYATGPFYLGRAYTQFSRVIFKRTYIPQAIVPEGWQPWNSAGHENTIIFSEVSCSGPGSNTHERVKWEKNLALNELNKLIINRDDFFYKVSKSIIIGVIFSLPYTITIHFKSNCSDGLTHRNMCGVSKRHPGPFSNQHIRKISRIAREIDLESSRICMRV from the exons ATGAATTTTCTTGGCTTCAATCTGCGGTTGACATGCATGCTCTTTCTCTTAGTTTGTACATCCAACAGCAGGATGATACATGATGTGGATCAAAAGGGTGTAATTGcaaagataataataattgtGGATCAAAGTGGCAAAGGAAATTTCACTAGTGTGCAAAAAGCTATCGACTCTATTCCaccaaataataatttatggaCTCATATCTACATCAAAACTGCTATTTACAA tGAAAAAGTTGTGATCCCCAAAGACAAGCCTTTCATAATTCTTCAAGGAGAATCCGCTAGAAGAACCATTATTCAATGGCAAGAAGCTGGCAGTTCTACCGAAAGCTCTACTTTCATTTTACATGCAGACAATTTTATAGCCAAAGACTTACTCATCAGG AACACATATAATCTTGTTCTACCACGAAGTTCAAACGGAAACCGGATTTTATGGGCACCGGCAGCTACACTATATTCAGACAAGGCAAGCTTTTATCGTTGTGGATTTGTCGGAGTTCAAGACACTTTAACGGACTTGCAAGGAcgtcattattttaataattgctATATTGAAGGTGCAATCGATTTCATTTGGGGAGCAGGCCAATCAGTATATGGG AAATGTGTGATAAACGCGACGACCGGAATTCTACAAGGACCAGCCGGTCATATTACAGCTCAGGGTCGAAGAAATGAAAATGATTCAAGTGGGTATATATTTTTGGGCGCTACTATATATGCCACCGGTCCATTTTATTTAGGCAGAGCTTATACTCAATTTTCAAGAGTTATTTTTAAAAGGACTTACATTCCTCAGGCTATAGTTCCTGAGGGTTGGCAACCTTGGAATTCTGCTGGCCATGA GAATACAATTATTTTTTCGGAAGTGTCTTGCAGCGGACCGGGATCGAATACACATGAAAGAGTAAAATGGGAGAAAAATTTGGCGTTGAATGAACTGaataaatta ATTATTAACCGGGATGACTTTTTTTATAAGGTGTCTAAATCTATCATAATTGGAGTGATATTCTCACTTCCGTACACAATTACAATTCACTTCAAATCGA ATTGTTCAGATGGCCTTACTCACAGAAATATGTGTGGCGTCAGTAAGCGCCATCCTGGCCCATTTTCGAACCAGCACATCCGAAAAATCTCCCGTATAGCCCGTGAAATAGATCTAGAGTCTAGCAGAATTTGCATGCGAGTTTAA
- the LOC126674082 gene encoding solute carrier family 40 member 3, chloroplastic isoform X2 — MVSVSLTVSSCSNVNYVVLTRQASLLAVDASRIRYRLSSRRWLNFGSASLSCRFSNFNSRCSITNSDIHCSPVLTEDEVLQHVSEVEPDCLAPIVHIKSDILEAEPLSLLTEATFVDSLLTALPVLSEEEQNALAAIPAHPDGLYAFYASYLAGNLVEQLWNFAWPSAIALIHPSLLPVAVMGFFTKLAMIVGGPLVGKLMDYYPRIPSSISLNIVQVVAQLLSAAMLIHAHMVSPTCVSSILVRPWFLVLVVAGAIERLCGVALGVAMERDWVVLIAGASLFGILLSKYDPVTCLKIAAGLMIWSLPVMIGLTLLTNRLSTGSLDTKSSYTCCRESDGGATDVDSIVDRSLETIKHGWKEYMQQPVLPASLAYVLLFFNVILAPGSLMTAFLTQRGVNPSVVGGFSGLCAAMGVVATFLSATLVRRLGILKAGAAGLVFQALLLTLAVAVYWSGSISQQNPLLIFLGLIVLSRLGHMSYDVIGAQILQTGIPSSKANLIGATEISVASIAESVMLGVAIIANDVSHFGFLATLSLLSVVGAAWMFCRWLLNPTEEQKSLFSFSKL, encoded by the exons ATGGTGTCAGTATCACTCACTGTCTCTAGTTGCTCTAATGTTAATTATGTCGTTCTTACTCGGCAAGCCTCTTTATTGGCAGTGGATGCTTCTCGAATTCGCTATCGCCTCTCTTCTCGGAGATGGCTGAATTTTGGTTCTGCTTCACTTTCTTGTAG ATTCAGTAATTTTAATTCAAGGTGCTCAATTACAAATTCAGACATACATTGTAGTCCTGTTCTTACTGAGGATGAGGTCTTACAACATGTATCAGAAGTTGAGCCGGATTGTTTAGCGCCTATTGTTCATATTAAATCAGATATCCTTGAGGCTGAACCTCTGAGTTTACTGACTGAAGCAACTTTTGTTGACAGTCTTTTGACAGCATTGCCT GTTTTATCAGAGGAGGAACAGAATGCCCTTGCAGCCATTCCAGCTCATCCAGATGGACTATACG CATTTTATGCTAGTTACTTGGCTGGAAATTTAGTGGAGCAGCTTTGGAATTTTGCTTGGCCTTCTGCTATAGCTTTGATACATCCAAGCCTTCTACCAGTGGCAGTCATGGGTTTCTTCACCAAG CTTGCCATGATTGTTGGAGGTCCTTTGGTTGGAAAACTTATGGATTATTATCCTAGAATACCATCTTCTATTAGTTTAAACATAGTCCAG GTGGTTGCTCAATTATTATCTGCGGCAATGCTAATTCATGCACATATGGTTTCTCCTACTTGTGTGTCATCGATTCTTGTCCGTCCATGGTTTCTTGTACTTGTTGTAGCTGGGGCTATTGAGCGGCTTTGTGGAGTAGCATTGGGAGTAGCCATGGAGCGTGATTGGGTTGTTCTG ATTGCCGGAGCATCATTATTTGGCATTCTTCTCTCCAAGTATGATCCTGTGACCTGTTTGAAGATTGCTGCTGGTCTGATGATATGGTCGCTGCCAGTTATG ATTGGTCTCACATTACTGACCAACAGGCTTTCTACTGGGTCTCTTGATACTAAATCTTCCTATACCTGCTGCAGAGAGTCAGATGGAGGAGCTACTGATGTTGATAGCATAG TGGATAGAAGTCTGGAGACAATCAAGCATGGGTGGAAAGAATATATGCAGCAGCCAGTTCTTCCTGCAAGCCTTGCCTATGTCCTCCTGTTCTTCAATGTCATTCTTGCTCCAGGAAGTTTGATGACGGCGTTTTTAACTCAGAGAG GAGTTAATCCTTCTGTTGTTGGAGGATTCAGTGGATTATGTGCGGCTATGGGTGTTGTGGCAACATTCCTATCTGCAACTTTGGTCAGACGGCTAGGAATCTTAAAG GCTGGGGCAGCTGGTTTGGTATTTCAGGCTCTACTTCTCACTTTAGCCGTTGCTGTATATTGGAGTGGCTCTATTTCCCAGCAGAATCCCCTTCTCATTTTCTTGGGATTGATC GTTTTATCAAGGTTAGGACACATGTCATACGATGTTATTGGTGCACAGATTCTCCAGACGGGGATCCCATCATCGAAAGCAAATCTTATAGGGGCAACAGAAATTTCTGTTGCAAGTATAGCAGAGTCTGTAATGCTGGGAGTTGCAATAATTGCAAATGATGTTTCACATTTTGGATTTTTGGCTACATTATCACTTTTATCAGTAGTCGGTGCTGCATGGATGTTCTGTCGATGGCTGTTGAATCCGACAGAAGAACAAAAAAGccttttttccttttctaaATTATAA
- the LOC126674082 gene encoding solute carrier family 40 member 3, chloroplastic isoform X1 — protein MVSVSLTVSSCSNVNYVVLTRQASLLAVDASRIRYRLSSRRWLNFGSASLSCRFSNFNSRCSITNSDIHCSPVLTEDEVLQHVSEVEPDCLAPIVHIKSDILEAEPLSLLTEATFVDSLLTALPVLSEEEQNALAAIPAHPDGLYAFYASYLAGNLVEQLWNFAWPSAIALIHPSLLPVAVMGFFTKLAMIVGGPLVGKLMDYYPRIPSSISLNIVQVVAQLLSAAMLIHAHMVSPTCVSSILVRPWFLVLVVAGAIERLCGVALGVAMERDWVVLLAGINRPIALAQANAVLNRIDLLCEIAGASLFGILLSKYDPVTCLKIAAGLMIWSLPVMIGLTLLTNRLSTGSLDTKSSYTCCRESDGGATDVDSIVDRSLETIKHGWKEYMQQPVLPASLAYVLLFFNVILAPGSLMTAFLTQRGVNPSVVGGFSGLCAAMGVVATFLSATLVRRLGILKAGAAGLVFQALLLTLAVAVYWSGSISQQNPLLIFLGLIVLSRLGHMSYDVIGAQILQTGIPSSKANLIGATEISVASIAESVMLGVAIIANDVSHFGFLATLSLLSVVGAAWMFCRWLLNPTEEQKSLFSFSKL, from the exons ATGGTGTCAGTATCACTCACTGTCTCTAGTTGCTCTAATGTTAATTATGTCGTTCTTACTCGGCAAGCCTCTTTATTGGCAGTGGATGCTTCTCGAATTCGCTATCGCCTCTCTTCTCGGAGATGGCTGAATTTTGGTTCTGCTTCACTTTCTTGTAG ATTCAGTAATTTTAATTCAAGGTGCTCAATTACAAATTCAGACATACATTGTAGTCCTGTTCTTACTGAGGATGAGGTCTTACAACATGTATCAGAAGTTGAGCCGGATTGTTTAGCGCCTATTGTTCATATTAAATCAGATATCCTTGAGGCTGAACCTCTGAGTTTACTGACTGAAGCAACTTTTGTTGACAGTCTTTTGACAGCATTGCCT GTTTTATCAGAGGAGGAACAGAATGCCCTTGCAGCCATTCCAGCTCATCCAGATGGACTATACG CATTTTATGCTAGTTACTTGGCTGGAAATTTAGTGGAGCAGCTTTGGAATTTTGCTTGGCCTTCTGCTATAGCTTTGATACATCCAAGCCTTCTACCAGTGGCAGTCATGGGTTTCTTCACCAAG CTTGCCATGATTGTTGGAGGTCCTTTGGTTGGAAAACTTATGGATTATTATCCTAGAATACCATCTTCTATTAGTTTAAACATAGTCCAG GTGGTTGCTCAATTATTATCTGCGGCAATGCTAATTCATGCACATATGGTTTCTCCTACTTGTGTGTCATCGATTCTTGTCCGTCCATGGTTTCTTGTACTTGTTGTAGCTGGGGCTATTGAGCGGCTTTGTGGAGTAGCATTGGGAGTAGCCATGGAGCGTGATTGGGTTGTTCTG TTAGCCGGAATAAATAGGCCGATAGCATTGGCACAAGCAAATGCTGTTCTTAATCGAATTGATCTTCTGTGTGAG ATTGCCGGAGCATCATTATTTGGCATTCTTCTCTCCAAGTATGATCCTGTGACCTGTTTGAAGATTGCTGCTGGTCTGATGATATGGTCGCTGCCAGTTATG ATTGGTCTCACATTACTGACCAACAGGCTTTCTACTGGGTCTCTTGATACTAAATCTTCCTATACCTGCTGCAGAGAGTCAGATGGAGGAGCTACTGATGTTGATAGCATAG TGGATAGAAGTCTGGAGACAATCAAGCATGGGTGGAAAGAATATATGCAGCAGCCAGTTCTTCCTGCAAGCCTTGCCTATGTCCTCCTGTTCTTCAATGTCATTCTTGCTCCAGGAAGTTTGATGACGGCGTTTTTAACTCAGAGAG GAGTTAATCCTTCTGTTGTTGGAGGATTCAGTGGATTATGTGCGGCTATGGGTGTTGTGGCAACATTCCTATCTGCAACTTTGGTCAGACGGCTAGGAATCTTAAAG GCTGGGGCAGCTGGTTTGGTATTTCAGGCTCTACTTCTCACTTTAGCCGTTGCTGTATATTGGAGTGGCTCTATTTCCCAGCAGAATCCCCTTCTCATTTTCTTGGGATTGATC GTTTTATCAAGGTTAGGACACATGTCATACGATGTTATTGGTGCACAGATTCTCCAGACGGGGATCCCATCATCGAAAGCAAATCTTATAGGGGCAACAGAAATTTCTGTTGCAAGTATAGCAGAGTCTGTAATGCTGGGAGTTGCAATAATTGCAAATGATGTTTCACATTTTGGATTTTTGGCTACATTATCACTTTTATCAGTAGTCGGTGCTGCATGGATGTTCTGTCGATGGCTGTTGAATCCGACAGAAGAACAAAAAAGccttttttccttttctaaATTATAA
- the LOC126671037 gene encoding uncharacterized protein LOC126671037 — MIIFDVDLQEGENLSATHIENEKEKEVQIDFSDANVDVDFIPDLNLTPPSNLERELLHEKIDLNEPYDVEDTREEFEIFDETFDLNEPCDLEDTREEFQIFDEASDLNESCVEHSSNLEIGLVHENIEEVNSGASENEEQEEVNSMTNEPEEAQNEHRHGHSTCFSNDMRREICNVLLQKSIDDKLKYGTLGTLASQFSISIRTIQRIWKSLKTDGDIYHKKRNCGRKRIYNDLARIEEIPLHDRTTLASLACSMKMSKSTCVRLLQSGAIKRHSNAIKPFLKEENKKSRLQFCISMLEEDSIPHDPIFKGMYNIVHIDEKWFYMTKKKENYYLLPNEDEPLRTCKSKNFIGKVMFLAAIARPRFDAEGNELFSGKIGVFPFVTLEPAKRSSVNRVAGTLELKPIPSVNRDIVRSFLIDKVLPAIKAKWPIEDSRSPIFIQQDNARTHINFDDVEFCRSAREDGFDIRLMCQPPNSPDLNILDLGFFSAIQALQYKESVKSIDELVNAVYKSFETFSTVKSNRIFLTLQMCMIEIMKVKGAHKYTIPHMNKEKMENDGNLPTQLKCDGALPRPAVYDAPTESNYQIIIAAATEKLTNNDDQIIASLNGSLQCANSEIKTVDHTKIERLMSIPGR, encoded by the exons ATGATTATATTTGACGTAGATTTGCAAGAGGGTGAAAATTTGTCCGCCACTCacatagaaaatgaaaaggaaaaagaagtGCAAATAGATTTCTCCGATGCCAATGTTGATGTCGATTTTATTCCCGATCTCAATCTAACTCCGCCTTCAAATTTGGAGAGAGAGTTGCTTCATGAAAAAATCGACTTGAATGAGCCATATGATGTAGAAGATACACGTGAAGAATTCGAAATATTTGATGAAACATTCGACTTGAATGAGCCATGTGATCTAGAAGATACACGTGAAGAATTCCAAATATTTGATGAAGCATCCGACTTAAATGAATCATGCGTAGAACATTCTTCAAATTTGGAAATAGGATTGGTTCATGAAAATATAG AAGAAGTTAACAGTGGGGCTAGTGAAaatgaagaacaagaagaagtCAATAGCATGACTAATGAACCTGAAGAAGCACAAAATGAACATAGACATGGCCACTCAACTTGTTTCTCCAATGACATGCGTAGAGAAATTTGCAACGTCCTTTTACAAAAAAGTATTGATGACAAATTGAAGTATGGAACATTAGGTACATTGGCTTCTCAATTCTCTATTTCCATTCGAACCATTCAACGTATTTGGAAATCATTGAAAACTGATGGTGATATATatcataaaaaaagaaattgtggACGTAAAAGAATATATAATGATTTAGCTCGGATTGAGGAGATTCCTTTGCATGATCGCACAACCCTTGCGTCATTAGCATGTTCTATGAAAATGAGTAAAAGCACGTGTGTTAGACTTTTACAATCCGGAGCTATAAAGCGGCATTCAAATGCGATTAAGCCTTTTttgaaagaagaaaataaaaaaagtcggTTACAATTTTGCATTTCAATGCTTGAGGAGGATAGCATACCACATGATCCAATTTTTAAGGGAATGTACAACATTGTTCATATCGACGAAAAGTGGTTCTATATGaccaaaaaaaaagagaattatTATTTGTTACCAAATGAGGATGAGCCGCTACGCACTTGCAAGAGTAAAAATTTTATCGGCAAAGTCATGTTTCTAGCAGCTATAGCTCGTCCAAGATTTGATGCTGAAGGTAATGAACTATTTTCTGGGAAGATTGGTGTGTTTCCCTTCGTTACTCTAGAGCCCGCAAAAAGAAGCAGTGTTAATAGAGTTGCAGGTACATTGGAGTTAAAACCAATACCATCAGTAAATCGAGACATTGTTAGGTCATTTTTGATTGACAAAGTTTTACCTGCCATCAAGGCAAAGTGGCCAATAGAGGACTCGAGGAGTCCAATTTTTATCCAACAAGATAATGCAAGGACGCATATTAATTTTGATGATGTGGAATTTTGCCGATCAGCTAGAGAAGATGGTTTTGACATTCGTTTGATGTGTCAACCTCCAAATTCTCCCGATTTAAACATATTAGATCTTGGATTTTTTAGCGCTATTCAAGCTTTGCAATACAAGGAGTCGGTTAAAAGTATTGATGAGCTTGTCAATGCCGTTtacaaatcgtttgaaactttCTCCACAGTCAAATCTAATCGcatatttttaactttacaAATGTGCATGATAGAAATAATGAAGGTGAAAGGTGCTCATAAGTATACAATTCCACATATGAACAAGGAAAAGATGGAGAATGACGGCAATCTTCCGACTCAGTTAAAGTGTGACGGTGCATTG CCTAGGCCAGCAGTCTATGATGCCCCTACTGAATCAAACTATCAAATCATAATCGCCGCCGCCACCGAGAAATTAACAAACAATGATGATCAAATTATTGCATCC CTAAATGGCTCCTTGCAGTGTGCTAACTCGGAAATAAAAACTGTGGATCATACAAAAATAGAGAGGTTGATGAGTATTCCCGGAAGGTAA